A genomic stretch from Xiphophorus maculatus strain JP 163 A chromosome 14, X_maculatus-5.0-male, whole genome shotgun sequence includes:
- the LOC102216469 gene encoding homeobox protein SIX6-like: MFPLPMFTPDQVARVCENLEETGDIERLGRFLWSLPAAVPGSAGEALNRHESVMRARALVAFHTGNFEALYQILQSHRFTRESHAKLQDLWLDAHYREAERLRGRPLGPVEKYRIRKKFPLPRTIWDGEQKTHCFKERTRSLLREWYLQDPYPNPSRKRHLAQATGLTPTQVGNWFKNRRQRDRAASAKNRLQQDPSVLPSEGSTDGALQERHPHPHLLPTSPRHLGSPEASDCSTETERRGTGASTPEISVSSDGEFES; the protein is encoded by the exons ATGTTCCCACTGCCGATGTTCACGCCCGACCAGGTCGCCCGGGTGTGCGAGAACCTGGAGGAGACCGGGGACATCGAGCGCCTGGGTCGGTTCCTCTGGTCGCTGCCTGCCGCCGTGCCCGGCTCTGCGGGGGAGGCGCTCAACCGGCACGAGTCTGTGATGCGAGCGAGAGCGCTGGTCGCCTTCCACACCGGGAACTTCGAGGCGCTTTATCAGATCCTCCAGAGCCACAGGTTTACCCGCGAGTCGCATGCCAAGCTGCAAGACCTCTGGCTGGATGCGCACTACAGAGAGGCGGAAAGGCTGAGAGGGCGGCCGCTGGGTCCGGTGGAGAAGTATCGGATCAGGAAGAAGTTTCCGTTGCCCCGCACCATTTGGGATGGCGAGCAAAAGACGCACTGCTTTAAG GAACGGACTCGGAGCTTGTTGAGAGAGTGGTATCTCCAAGATCCCTACCCCAACCCGTCCAGGAAACGCCACTTGGCCCAGGCCACGGGTCTCACGCCTACACAAGTCGGTAACTGGTTCAAGAACCGCCGCCAAAGAGACCGCGCCGCATCGGCAAAAAACAG ACTTCAACAGGATCCGTCCGTCCTGCCGTCGGAAGGCTCCACTGACGGCGCCCTGCAAGAGcgccacccccacccccacctgcTGCCTACTTCCCCTCGCCACCTCGGCAGCCCAGAGGCAAGCGACTGCAGCACAGAGACTGAGCGCAGAGGGACGGGGGCGTCTACACCAGAGATCTCCGTCAGCAGCGACGGCGAGTTTGAGTCTTGa